A single window of Malus sylvestris chromosome 5, drMalSylv7.2, whole genome shotgun sequence DNA harbors:
- the LOC126623802 gene encoding U-box domain-containing protein 29-like: MARERDHLYITVPNLFRCPISMDVMRSPVSLCTGVTYDRASIQHWLESGHDTCPATMQTLQSKDVIPNLTLRRLINLWAQSHGPSSPASAPSLSSQHLASLVQFLQSSQSEKFSQNIVHSLSRAADFARGSDENRRFVASFDGFVTTIVGVLNREGVEIEVLESVIKVLDSIFPQIGVNELLSRLMVKSNGNFLASIRLVLQKGSLSSKIESVRVLDSIALDAESKRLIAEKEGLLSVLNDLLSSETDQNLHSAVFSCLASVSVTRSIKAELVQFGLVRVITSTLLNPDTNTPLAEKSLKLLSTIATCAEGRSAISGEEKCAGAVAERLMKVSRGATEDGVAVLWSVCCMLGDKRARESVAGGNGVAKVLLVMQSGYGEGHFVRRMCGDLVKVLSVGLGLGLRYDTKTIHIMPC; encoded by the coding sequence ATGGCGAGGGAGCGCGACCACCTCTACATCACCGTCCCCAACCTCTTCCGCTGCCCCATCTCCATGGACGTCATGCGCTCCCCCGTCAGCCTCTGCACCGGCGTCACATACGACCGCGCCAGCATCCAGCACTGGCTCGAATCAGGCCACGACACGTGCCCCGCCACCATGCAGACTCTCCAATCCAAGGACGTCATCCCCAACCTCACTCTCCGCCGTCTAATCAACCTCTGGGCCCAGTCCCACGGCCCTTCCTCGCCGGCCTccgctccctctctctcctcccagCACCTGGCCTCCCTCGTCCAATTCCTCCAAAGCTCCCAGAGCGAGAAATTCAGCCAAAATATCGTCCACTCGTTGTCGAGGGCGGCCGATTTCGCGAGGGGCAGCGACGAGAATCGGAGGTTTGTGGCGAGTTTCGACGGCTTCGTCACCACCATTGTCGGGGTTCTGAACAGAGAAGGCGTCGAAATCGAGGTCCTCGAATCAGTAATTAAGGTTTTGGATTCGATTTTTCCTCAGATCGGAGTCAACGAGCTATTGAGCCGATTAATGGTGAAGAGCAACGGCAATTTCCTCGCTTCGATTCGATTGGTGTTGCAGAAAGGCAGCCTGAGCTCGAAGATCGAATCCGTCAGGGTTTTGGATTCGATTGCGCTCGACGCCGAGTCGAAACGATTAATCGCAGAGAAAGAAGGCTTACTGTCCGTACTCAACGATCTATTGAGCTCGGAAACCGATCAGAACCTACACAGCGCCGTTTTCTCGTGCTTAGCATCCGTGTCCGTGACTCGGTCAATCAAAGCGGAGCTCGTCCAGTTCGGACTCGTCCGAGTCATTACGTCAACGCTGTTAAACCCGGACACCAACACTCCCCTGGCGGAGAAGTCTTTAAAGCTATTGTCCACGATTGCCACTTGCGCGGAGGGCCGGTCGGCGATCAGCGGGGAGGAGAAGTGCGCGGGGGCGGTGGCGGAGAGGCTGATGAAGGTGTCGAGGGGAGCGACGGAGGACGGCGTGGCGGTGCTGTGGAGCGTGTGCTGCATGTTGGGGGACAAGAGGGCGAGGGAGAGCGTGGCGGGAGGGAATGGGGTGGCGAAGGTGCTGTTGGTGATGCAGAGTGGGTATGGGGAGGGGCATTTTGTGAGGAGGATGTGTGGGGATTTGGTCAAAGTTTTGAGCGTCGGGTTGGGGTTGGGGTTGAGGTATGACACCAAGACTATACATATCATGCCTTGTTAG
- the LOC126621742 gene encoding G-type lectin S-receptor-like serine/threonine-protein kinase LECRK4, with protein MDQGDWAFRNEMNAIGRTHHKNLVKLLGYYHDGSNRLLVYEYMTNGFKLFNSISMFMDEEAMDESTHNLLLSAKLNALQVIECDTQIIHCDIKSENILMSDQKCAKLVDFGLAKLLKPDQTRTYTGLRGTWGYVAPEWHRNVPITVKTNVYSFGVVLLETYAAEDV; from the exons ATGGATCAAGGAGACTGGGCATTCCGAAATGAGATGAACGCAATAGGAAGGACGCATCATAAAAATCTGGTTAAATTGCTTGGCTACTATCACGATGGATCAAATAGGCTTCTGGTTTATGAGTACATGACCAATGGCTT CAAGCTTTTCAACTCTATCAGCATGTTCATGGATGAAGAAGCCATGGACGAATCTACACACAACCTTCTCCTCTCTGCAAAACTCAATGCTCTCCAAGTTATAG AGTGTGACACACAGATCATCCACTGTGACATCAAATCGGAAAATATACTAATGAGTGACCAAAAATGTGCAAAGCTTGTTGATTTTGGTCTTGCCAAGCTGCTAAAGCCTGACCAAACCAGGACATATACCGGGTTAAGAGGAACATGGGGTTATGTTGCACCTGAGTGGCATAGAAACGTTCCCATAACAGTGAAAACAAATGTATACAGCTTTGGGGTTGTGTTATTGGAGACATATGCTGCAGAAGATGTGTGA
- the LOC126624447 gene encoding RNA-binding protein 2-like, which produces MGDGLWNRQQQQQHQLGPSGGVHKRPRSDYGQEMHGYFAREDDIGGPRTVKDSRSIGSAYDRYLQNAEMPSYTSGEASTFGGAGMGRAVGGGMSGPPMADHSMRGRPGAMSSDLLTNGRNMNLANQLPVDATARPGRETVPLPLDASSTLYVEGLPPDSTRREVAHIFRPFVGYKAVRLVSKESKHRGGDPLILCFVDFENPACAATAMSALQGYEMDEHAPDSNYLRLQFSRFPGPRSGPGRNKR; this is translated from the exons ATGGGGGACGGCCTATGGAAccggcagcagcagcagcagcatcaaCTTGGTCCCTCTGGCGGCGTGCATAAACGACCTCGTTCTGACTACG GTCAAGAGATGCATGGTTATTTTGCACGAGAGGATGATATTGGCGGTCCTAGGACTGTAAAGGATAGCAGATCAATCGGATCAGCATATGACCGCTATCTTCAGAATGCG GAAATGCCTTCGTACACTTCTGGAGAAGCGAGTACTTTTGGTGGAGCTGGAATGGGAAGGGCTGTTGGTGGTGGAATGTCAGGTCCTCCAATGGCTGATCATTCTATGAGGGGTCGTCCTGGAGCTATGTCTTCTGATCTACTAACAAATGGTCGAAATATGAATCTTGCTAATCAGCTCCCAGTAGATGCAACGGCTAGGCCTGGACGTGAAACAGTTCCTTTGCCTCTGGATGCATCCAGCACTTTATATGTTGAAGGACTTCCTCCTGACAGCACAAGGAGGGAAGTAGCTC ATATCTTTCGTCCTTTTGTGGGATACAAAGCAGTGAGGCTTGTGAGCAAAGAGTCCAAACAT CGTGGTGGGGACCCTCTTATTCTTTGTTTTGTGGATTTTGAAAATCCAGCCTGTGCAGCAACTGCTATGAGTGCGTTGCAAG GTTATGAAATGGACGAACACGCTCCAGATTCTAATTACTTGCGGCTGCAGTTTTCTCGGTTCCCAGGTCCCAGGTCTGGACCTGGACGTAACAAGAGGTGA